One genomic window of Planifilum fimeticola includes the following:
- a CDS encoding DUF669 domain-containing protein codes for MDWKNYLKQFQEAYKEADTEDTFDELPDGDYIVRVERVELKESKSGRPMLEWEFVVEEGNFAGRHEWKYNMLDHVDNIQWLKKDLFRAGLDLEDITQLEEHLPLLLDRRLKINIKTKRVNNGNQYRNVYINKQIEKTGSEKGSFTGYSDTQPLNITDDDLPF; via the coding sequence ATGGACTGGAAAAACTATCTCAAGCAATTTCAAGAAGCCTACAAAGAAGCGGACACGGAGGATACCTTCGATGAACTTCCGGACGGCGATTATATCGTCCGGGTGGAACGGGTGGAACTGAAAGAAAGCAAATCCGGCCGTCCGATGTTGGAATGGGAATTTGTCGTCGAAGAAGGCAATTTTGCCGGACGCCACGAGTGGAAGTACAACATGCTGGACCATGTGGACAACATCCAGTGGCTGAAAAAAGATCTGTTCCGGGCTGGTCTGGACCTGGAGGATATCACTCAACTGGAGGAACACCTCCCGCTCCTTCTCGATCGGCGACTCAAGATCAACATCAAAACCAAAAGAGTAAACAACGGGAACCAATACCGGAACGTGTACATCAACAAACAGATTGAAAAGACAGGTTCCGAGAAAGGTTCTTTCACAGGATACAGTGACACCCAACCTTTGAACATTACGGATGACGACCTTCCATTCTAA